One Gaiella occulta genomic region harbors:
- the leuA gene encoding 2-isopropylmalate synthase, with product MPFHKYRPYETVDLPDRTWPDVVLERAPIWCSTDLRDGNQALVNPMDSARKRRFFDLLLALGVKEIEVGFPSASKTDFDFTRSLVEEGLIPDDVTVAVLTQARPELIERTYEAIDGARRAIVHLYNSTSVTQRRVVFRLDRDGVTDLAVRGTALCKELAAATATEIVFQYSPESFHHTELDYALEVCEAVAAEWGPTPEQKMIVNLPTTVEQFPPNVYADRVEWFGRHFSHRDAAILSVHPHNDRGTAVATAELGLMAGAERVEGTLFGNGERTGNVDLVTIALNLFTQGVDPRLDLSRIDEAKAIVEECNELPVHPRHPYAGELVYTAFSGSHQDAIKKGMDAQERSGSEVWDVPYLAIDPKDVGRSYEAIIRVNSQSGKGGVAYLMESEHHLELPRGLQVDFARTVQQITDARGGELTADELMDAFRAHYLDHVRPYELLAYTHASEEDADQIAARVRVDGEERVIEGEGSGPVAALVNAFAQAFGVSISIRHYHEHAMAASADAKAAAYVEADVDDEAFWGVGVHGSILTASLRAVVNAVNRAVAARKAAQAAVEAFESA from the coding sequence ATGCCGTTCCACAAGTACCGCCCCTACGAGACCGTCGACCTGCCCGACCGCACCTGGCCGGACGTCGTTCTCGAGCGCGCCCCGATCTGGTGCTCCACCGACCTGCGCGACGGCAACCAGGCGCTCGTCAACCCGATGGACAGCGCGCGCAAGCGCCGCTTCTTCGACCTGCTGCTCGCGCTCGGCGTGAAGGAGATCGAGGTCGGCTTCCCGTCGGCTTCGAAGACCGACTTCGACTTCACGCGGTCGCTCGTCGAGGAGGGGCTGATCCCGGACGACGTCACGGTCGCCGTGCTCACGCAGGCGCGGCCCGAGCTGATCGAGCGCACCTACGAGGCGATCGACGGGGCGCGGCGGGCGATCGTGCACCTCTACAACTCGACCTCCGTGACCCAGCGCCGCGTCGTGTTCCGGCTCGACCGGGACGGCGTCACCGACCTCGCCGTGCGGGGAACGGCGCTCTGCAAGGAGCTCGCGGCGGCGACGGCGACGGAGATCGTGTTCCAGTACTCGCCCGAGAGCTTCCACCACACCGAGCTCGACTACGCGCTCGAGGTGTGCGAGGCCGTCGCGGCGGAGTGGGGGCCGACGCCGGAGCAGAAGATGATCGTCAACCTGCCGACGACGGTGGAGCAGTTCCCACCGAACGTGTACGCCGACCGGGTGGAATGGTTCGGCCGGCACTTCTCCCACCGCGACGCGGCGATCCTCTCCGTCCACCCCCACAACGACCGCGGCACCGCCGTGGCGACGGCGGAGCTCGGCCTGATGGCGGGCGCCGAGCGCGTGGAGGGGACGCTGTTCGGGAACGGCGAGCGCACGGGGAACGTCGACCTCGTCACGATCGCGCTCAACCTGTTCACGCAGGGCGTCGACCCCCGGCTCGACCTCTCTCGCATCGACGAGGCAAAGGCGATCGTGGAAGAGTGCAACGAGCTGCCCGTGCACCCGCGCCACCCGTACGCGGGCGAGCTCGTCTACACGGCGTTCTCCGGCTCGCACCAGGACGCGATCAAGAAGGGCATGGACGCGCAGGAGCGGTCGGGATCGGAGGTCTGGGACGTGCCGTACCTCGCCATCGATCCGAAGGACGTCGGGCGCAGCTACGAAGCGATCATCCGCGTCAACTCGCAGTCGGGCAAGGGCGGTGTCGCCTACCTGATGGAGTCGGAGCATCACCTCGAGCTCCCGCGCGGGCTCCAGGTCGACTTCGCGCGCACGGTGCAGCAGATCACCGACGCGCGCGGCGGCGAGCTCACGGCAGACGAGCTGATGGATGCGTTCCGCGCCCACTACCTCGACCACGTGCGCCCGTACGAGCTCCTCGCCTACACGCATGCGAGCGAGGAGGACGCCGACCAGATCGCGGCGCGCGTGCGCGTGGACGGCGAGGAGCGGGTGATCGAAGGCGAGGGCAGCGGCCCCGTCGCCGCGCTCGTGAACGCGTTCGCGCAGGCGTTCGGCGTGTCGATCTCGATCCGCCACTACCACGAGCACGCGATGGCCGCGAGCGCCGACGCCAAGGCCGCGGCGTACGTCGAGGCGGACGTGGACGACGAGGCGTTCTGGGGCGTCGGCGTGCACGGCTCGATCCTGACCGCGTCGCTGCGGGCCGTCGTCAACGCCGTCAACCGCGCGGTCGCGGCCCGGAAAGCCGCACAGGCGGCGGTGGAGGCCTTCGAGTCGGCCTGA
- a CDS encoding IS1380 family transposase, with amino-acid sequence MQVKRTELVESVQIVADADRLTSRAGTAVLAGLADRVGLAGALAQAMVGVRQRRSRHDPGRTLCDLAVMLADGGDCLADLSALRDQPALFGEVASDATAWRALAALDPQRLVAVRQARAKARAHVWELAGAPRRVVLDLDATLITAHSDKEQAAGNYKHGFGFHPLLCYEAETDEARAGVLRPGNAGANTAADHVAVLDLALAQLPEGAVGPGLLVRADSGGATHAFLDHVVERGFRFSVGFDLTEPVREAILAVPEQAWRPALTQAGEQREGAAVAELALDLEGNGWPAGTRAICRRERPHPGAQLSFTDDNGYRFQVFITNQQGRRIERLEQLHRQHAVVEDRIRCGKDTGLRNLPFRAFAANTAWLELVLCAQDLLAWTQRLLLSGELARCEPKRLRYRLLHVAGRLTRHARRLRLHLPRGWAWGNELVEAFARLRALPQAP; translated from the coding sequence ATGCAGGTGAAGCGTACGGAGCTGGTTGAGAGCGTACAAATCGTGGCGGACGCCGACCGTTTGACCTCGCGGGCAGGTACCGCCGTCCTCGCCGGGCTCGCTGACCGGGTCGGTCTGGCCGGGGCGCTCGCGCAGGCGATGGTGGGTGTGCGCCAGCGTCGCTCGCGCCACGATCCCGGCCGGACGCTGTGTGATCTGGCGGTGATGCTCGCCGATGGCGGCGACTGCCTGGCCGACCTGAGCGCGCTGCGCGACCAGCCGGCCCTGTTCGGCGAGGTCGCCTCCGATGCCACCGCCTGGCGGGCGCTCGCCGCGCTCGACCCGCAGCGGCTGGTGGCGGTGCGCCAGGCGCGGGCGAAGGCGCGGGCGCACGTCTGGGAGCTGGCCGGGGCGCCGCGGCGTGTCGTCCTCGACCTCGACGCGACGCTGATCACCGCCCACTCCGACAAGGAGCAGGCGGCCGGCAACTACAAGCACGGCTTCGGCTTCCATCCGCTGCTCTGCTACGAGGCGGAGACGGACGAGGCGCGGGCGGGTGTGTTGCGGCCCGGCAACGCGGGCGCCAACACGGCCGCTGACCACGTCGCGGTGCTCGACCTCGCGCTGGCGCAGCTGCCCGAGGGGGCGGTCGGGCCGGGGCTGTTGGTGCGGGCCGACTCCGGCGGGGCGACCCACGCCTTCCTCGACCACGTCGTCGAGCGCGGCTTCCGCTTCTCGGTCGGCTTCGACCTGACCGAGCCGGTCAGGGAGGCGATCCTCGCCGTGCCCGAGCAGGCCTGGCGGCCGGCGCTCACCCAGGCGGGCGAGCAGCGCGAGGGGGCGGCCGTGGCCGAGCTCGCCCTCGACCTGGAGGGCAACGGCTGGCCGGCCGGCACGCGGGCGATCTGCCGCCGGGAGCGGCCGCACCCGGGCGCGCAGCTCTCCTTCACCGACGACAACGGTTACCGCTTCCAGGTCTTCATCACCAACCAGCAGGGCAGGAGGATCGAGCGGCTCGAGCAGCTCCACCGCCAGCACGCCGTGGTCGAGGACCGGATCCGCTGCGGCAAGGACACCGGGCTGCGCAACCTCCCCTTCCGCGCGTTCGCCGCCAACACGGCCTGGCTCGAGCTCGTCCTCTGCGCGCAGGATCTGCTCGCCTGGACGCAGCGGCTCCTGCTCAGCGGCGAACTCGCCCGCTGCGAGCCGAAGCGGCTGCGCTACCGGCTCCTCCACGTCGCCGGCCGGCTCACCCGCCACGCTCGGCGGCTGCGCCTCCACCTCCCCCGCGGCTGGGCCTGGGGCAACGAGCTCGTCGAGGCGTTCGCGCGCCTGCGCGCGCTCCCGCAGGCACCATAG
- a CDS encoding class I SAM-dependent methyltransferase, whose amino-acid sequence MAFEQLKQRHAEVWSSAPFENIAETIADTHDELAERLGPRPGERWLDLACGAGDVAFRAARGGAEVTGSDLAPALVEAARRRAAEAGLDITLEVADCESLPYPDASFDVVSSGVGVIFAPDHARVAAELARVCRPGGRLGLTAWRAESGVGAMFRTMAPFLPPPPDGAGSPFQWGDEAYAERMLGRWFELEFVELDSRYEGDSAEQMWAVFRDNYGPTHTLWWSLDEERRARLDRDMVALMEESRRADGRISVERRYIVILGVRREAD is encoded by the coding sequence ATGGCGTTCGAGCAGCTCAAGCAACGGCACGCGGAGGTGTGGAGCTCGGCCCCGTTCGAGAACATCGCGGAGACGATCGCCGACACGCACGACGAGCTCGCGGAGCGGCTCGGCCCGCGACCGGGCGAGCGCTGGCTCGACCTCGCCTGCGGAGCGGGCGACGTGGCGTTCAGAGCTGCGCGCGGCGGCGCCGAGGTGACGGGGTCTGACCTCGCCCCGGCGCTCGTGGAGGCGGCGCGGCGGCGGGCGGCGGAGGCAGGCCTGGATATCACCTTGGAGGTGGCCGACTGCGAGAGCCTCCCGTATCCCGACGCGAGCTTCGACGTCGTCTCCTCCGGTGTGGGCGTCATCTTCGCGCCCGACCATGCGCGCGTCGCAGCCGAGCTCGCCCGCGTCTGCCGTCCGGGCGGGCGCCTCGGCCTCACCGCCTGGCGCGCGGAGAGTGGCGTCGGCGCCATGTTCAGGACGATGGCGCCGTTCCTGCCGCCGCCGCCCGACGGGGCCGGATCGCCGTTCCAGTGGGGCGACGAGGCCTACGCCGAGCGCATGCTCGGCCGCTGGTTCGAGCTCGAGTTCGTCGAGCTCGACTCCCGCTACGAGGGCGACAGCGCCGAGCAGATGTGGGCCGTCTTCCGCGACAACTACGGCCCCACGCACACGCTGTGGTGGTCGCTCGACGAGGAGCGCCGCGCTCGGCTCGACCGCGACATGGTCGCCCTGATGGAGGAGAGCCGGCGCGCCGACGGCCGCATCAGCGTCGAGCGTCGCTACATCGTCATCCTGGGCGTGCGCCGGGAGGCCGACTAG
- a CDS encoding ribonuclease HI family protein codes for MRARLYTDGGARGNPGPAAAAFVLEAEDGAVLDARGEAIGVQTNNVAEYTALLNGLRRAAELGLTEVEVVSDSELMVKQMRGEYKVKNAALRALSLEAARLARAVGSVTYTAVRREHNVLADQLVNEALDASRPPGARPG; via the coding sequence ATGCGGGCACGCCTCTACACCGACGGCGGCGCGCGCGGCAACCCGGGGCCCGCCGCGGCCGCGTTCGTGCTCGAGGCAGAGGACGGCGCCGTGCTCGACGCGCGCGGCGAGGCGATCGGCGTGCAGACGAACAACGTCGCCGAGTACACGGCGCTGCTCAACGGCCTGCGCCGCGCCGCCGAGCTGGGGCTCACGGAGGTCGAGGTCGTCTCCGACTCGGAGTTGATGGTCAAGCAGATGCGCGGCGAGTACAAGGTCAAGAACGCCGCCCTGCGGGCGCTGTCGCTGGAGGCGGCCCGCCTCGCTCGCGCCGTCGGCTCGGTCACCTACACGGCCGTGCGGCGCGAGCACAACGTGCTCGCCGACCAGCTCGTCAACGAGGCGCTCGACGCTAGTCGGCCTCCCGGCGCACGCCCAGGATGA